The following coding sequences lie in one Microvirga sp. 17 mud 1-3 genomic window:
- a CDS encoding DUF2778 domain-containing protein, with the protein MRVAQADPPVIAPLPVPRPADLRVPRPTEPAQAVRTPAGPTRGAALASAAPSRPARAEEATNNPSFIERLFGIKKPSPPESALGYAALENGTGSIAPRASFNPNPGVSPGTGTAVYDISAKIVIMPNGERLEAHSGLGDKLDDPRFVHVRMRGATPPGTYVLTEREKLFHGVRALRMTPVGGSAAIHGRDGILAHTYMLGPNGDSNGCVSFRDYDRFLQAYLRGEVKRIVVVAGQKLDMLPRVVDSPSPRQRSARAT; encoded by the coding sequence ATGAGGGTCGCGCAAGCAGATCCGCCTGTGATCGCGCCCTTGCCGGTGCCACGACCGGCCGATTTGCGGGTGCCACGCCCCACCGAGCCTGCACAGGCCGTTCGCACGCCCGCCGGGCCGACTCGCGGCGCAGCCCTCGCGAGCGCAGCGCCCTCACGCCCAGCCCGGGCGGAAGAGGCGACCAACAACCCCTCCTTCATCGAGCGGCTCTTCGGCATAAAGAAGCCTTCTCCACCCGAATCCGCGCTCGGCTATGCGGCATTGGAAAACGGCACCGGCAGCATCGCACCGCGCGCCAGCTTCAACCCGAACCCCGGGGTGTCGCCTGGTACAGGGACCGCCGTGTACGATATCAGCGCCAAGATCGTCATCATGCCGAACGGCGAGCGGCTCGAGGCCCATTCTGGCCTCGGCGACAAGCTCGACGATCCGCGCTTCGTGCATGTGCGGATGCGCGGCGCCACGCCACCCGGGACCTACGTCCTCACTGAGCGCGAAAAGCTGTTCCACGGTGTACGCGCCCTGCGCATGACGCCCGTGGGCGGCAGCGCCGCCATCCACGGGCGCGACGGGATCCTGGCCCATACCTACATGCTCGGGCCGAACGGGGATTCGAATGGCTGCGTCTCGTTCCGGGATTACGACCGCTTCCTTCAGGCCTACCTGAGGGGCGAGGTGAAGCGCATCGTCGTCGTAGCTGGACAGAAGCTGGACATGCTTCCGCGCGTTGTCGACAGTCCCTCCCCGCGCCAGCGGTCCGCGCGGGCTACATGA
- a CDS encoding methyl-accepting chemotaxis protein, which yields MAVETAFPYSANKSQGISMPLVKTSELPGKRPTRPPGDEAPVANIPTGRGVTSQRRTLERAKARRLQAAERIGAATEELASGVAESSSAAEELRRSMEQIASGAEEAAGASQQSLSAILNLSASFADARTHAEAIQTRTAGLQSLLIETGAQIDASVAAVETNATRQRTMVEIVSLLEKRATEIGEITNAVGEISDQTNLLALNAAIEAARAGEGGRGFAVVADEVRALAGASEKSAQDIQVLAEGIGNEVRSVAERIRTGAETASGEAQIGRAVVTALDKIRNDVSRLAKGSQAILLTAVEAETAIREAQRGAEQVASAAEEQAAAAAEAQRAVQQQSISLDQSQQTAQALAALADDLQGGAAGSSSAEQVGSAAEELSAAIQELSGAAGEIMAAVDQISRGAQMQAAATQQANAAMEQIERATAASRDVSSTAVERIEALAVDLQDNRTATMRLAAGVEEALKDTQAVIKLMGGLDESGRRIEKIVDGIALVAVQTNMLAVSGSIEAARTGEAGRGFAIVSGDIRNLARDASENADRIKDVVRQIRDQIAIVRRDLEQSAAITQAEAARNALIAERLGAVEADIHALRQGSTAILSGSEAILTAVREVRLGTQQVAAVAEQAGSAAAQAATAARQQARGAEDLAAAIEEIASLTDELQTVES from the coding sequence TTGGCGGTCGAGACGGCATTCCCGTACAGCGCGAACAAATCTCAAGGGATCTCTATGCCACTGGTCAAGACGTCCGAGCTTCCGGGCAAGAGGCCCACGCGCCCGCCGGGCGACGAAGCGCCTGTAGCAAACATACCTACAGGGCGAGGAGTAACCTCCCAACGCCGGACCCTTGAACGAGCTAAGGCGCGGAGGCTGCAGGCCGCCGAGCGCATTGGGGCTGCGACGGAGGAATTGGCGAGCGGTGTTGCCGAGTCTTCGTCCGCGGCAGAGGAACTTCGGCGCTCCATGGAGCAAATTGCGAGCGGGGCCGAGGAGGCAGCCGGAGCCTCACAGCAATCCCTCTCTGCCATCCTGAACCTGAGCGCGTCCTTTGCGGATGCACGGACGCATGCCGAAGCCATTCAGACGAGAACAGCAGGTCTTCAGAGTCTTCTGATCGAGACAGGGGCCCAAATCGATGCTTCTGTCGCCGCCGTCGAGACCAATGCGACCCGTCAACGGACGATGGTCGAAATCGTGTCGCTTCTTGAGAAGCGAGCTACCGAGATCGGTGAGATTACTAACGCGGTCGGAGAAATTTCCGACCAGACGAATCTTCTGGCCCTGAATGCGGCGATTGAAGCTGCCCGGGCCGGAGAGGGCGGGCGCGGCTTTGCGGTTGTTGCCGACGAGGTCCGCGCGCTTGCCGGCGCGTCGGAGAAAAGTGCGCAGGATATTCAGGTACTCGCGGAAGGTATCGGCAACGAAGTTCGCTCCGTCGCAGAGCGCATCAGGACCGGGGCAGAAACCGCATCCGGTGAAGCCCAGATCGGTCGCGCCGTTGTGACTGCTCTCGACAAGATCCGCAACGATGTGTCCCGTTTGGCCAAGGGAAGCCAAGCGATTCTCCTTACGGCCGTCGAAGCTGAGACTGCCATCCGAGAGGCCCAACGGGGCGCGGAGCAGGTCGCCAGTGCGGCCGAGGAACAGGCTGCGGCCGCGGCCGAGGCACAGCGTGCCGTTCAACAGCAGAGTATATCGCTCGATCAAAGCCAGCAGACCGCACAGGCCTTGGCCGCTCTCGCAGACGATCTCCAAGGTGGCGCCGCAGGGTCATCTAGTGCAGAGCAGGTCGGGTCCGCCGCCGAGGAGCTGTCAGCTGCAATCCAGGAACTCTCAGGAGCCGCCGGTGAGATCATGGCGGCCGTCGATCAAATCAGTCGAGGGGCTCAGATGCAGGCAGCGGCCACGCAACAGGCCAACGCCGCCATGGAGCAGATCGAGCGGGCAACGGCTGCATCGCGGGACGTATCCAGCACTGCGGTCGAGCGTATCGAGGCTCTCGCGGTCGATCTACAGGACAACCGTACCGCAACAATGAGACTGGCGGCTGGTGTCGAGGAGGCTCTGAAGGATACGCAGGCCGTGATCAAGTTGATGGGTGGCCTGGACGAATCCGGCCGCCGGATTGAGAAGATCGTTGACGGCATTGCCCTTGTAGCGGTCCAGACGAACATGCTGGCTGTAAGCGGTTCCATCGAAGCTGCTCGGACAGGCGAGGCTGGCCGTGGCTTTGCGATCGTGTCCGGCGATATCCGCAATCTAGCGCGAGACGCTTCCGAAAACGCGGACCGGATCAAGGATGTCGTTCGCCAGATCCGCGATCAGATCGCCATCGTCAGGCGTGACCTAGAGCAAAGTGCTGCAATTACACAGGCTGAGGCAGCTAGGAATGCCCTGATCGCCGAAAGGCTCGGGGCTGTGGAAGCGGATATCCATGCCCTCCGTCAGGGCAGCACCGCCATTCTATCCGGCTCTGAAGCGATCCTAACGGCAGTGCGTGAGGTTCGGCTCGGCACTCAGCAGGTTGCGGCAGTTGCCGAGCAGGCTGGGAGTGCCGCCGCACAGGCCGCCACCGCAGCACGCCAACAGGCACGGGGCGCCGAGGATCTGGCCGCTGCGATCGAGGAGATCGCCTCCCTGACGGACGAGCTCCAGACGGTGGAGTCGTAG
- a CDS encoding chemotaxis protein CheX — translation MASAISEVLNELELDALTELVNIGVSRAAFSLREMVGEQVHLSVPAVELVHRARAIEILEGREAGQLVAVHQVFEGDITGRALLIFPETKSLELVRAVTGGELSLEDIIELEQEALAETGNILLNGCLGTIANMLHRSLKMSLPEIIRGKGTELFSLAPPLEGSDVVMFLYINFTVRQRDISGYIVMLMDIPSLAVLKNLLSEFIERATDGMAS, via the coding sequence ATGGCATCAGCGATATCCGAAGTGCTGAACGAGCTGGAGCTCGATGCTCTGACTGAGCTCGTGAACATCGGTGTCAGCCGTGCCGCGTTCAGCCTCCGCGAGATGGTCGGTGAGCAGGTACATCTGTCGGTGCCGGCGGTCGAACTCGTGCATCGCGCACGGGCTATCGAGATTCTTGAAGGGCGTGAGGCCGGCCAACTCGTGGCGGTTCATCAAGTCTTCGAAGGTGATATCACAGGCCGCGCCCTGCTGATTTTTCCGGAGACCAAAAGCCTTGAACTCGTCAGAGCAGTGACCGGTGGAGAGCTTTCACTCGAAGATATCATCGAGCTGGAGCAGGAAGCTCTGGCAGAGACCGGCAACATTCTCCTAAACGGCTGCTTAGGCACGATCGCCAACATGCTCCACCGCAGCCTCAAAATGTCCCTGCCTGAAATTATTCGGGGAAAAGGAACAGAGCTCTTCAGCCTCGCGCCGCCGCTCGAGGGTAGCGACGTAGTGATGTTCCTCTATATCAACTTTACGGTCCGGCAACGGGATATCAGCGGTTACATCGTCATGCTGATGGATATTCCTTCACTGGCCGTACTCAAAAACCTACTCAGCGAGTTCATCGAACGGGCGACGGACGGGATGGCATCCTGA
- a CDS encoding amidohydrolase, protein MFLTNQDVIELTAWRRRLHQMPELSGEEAATAREVEAFLASAGADRIVTGLGGHGVAAIYEGREPGPSVMIRAELDGLPIEEIADIPHRSTTPGKAHLCGHDGHMAILAALARGLGRNRPQRGRAILMFQPAEENGAGAAAVVADPRYSEITPDFAFALHNLPGLPLGKAALIAGPVSCASRGMRIVLTGKTAHASMPEFGLSPVEAVAALMPALTALGRGGPLDEGFTMVTVTHARVGEPAFGIAPGRAEIWATLRTLTDAGMKSLCGRAEALATEVANGNGLGLEITYHDVFRHCENAPEAVAHLGRALDAEGVQWDQGDLPMRPSEDFGHFGDKAALAMFFLGAGENHPSLHNPDYDFPDDLIGIGARVFMRTLRDLLG, encoded by the coding sequence ATGTTCCTCACGAACCAGGATGTGATCGAGCTGACCGCGTGGCGACGCAGGCTCCACCAGATGCCCGAATTGTCGGGCGAGGAGGCCGCGACTGCCCGGGAAGTCGAGGCGTTCCTTGCTTCCGCTGGCGCTGACCGAATCGTGACGGGCCTCGGCGGGCATGGGGTCGCGGCGATCTACGAGGGCCGGGAGCCTGGGCCTTCCGTCATGATCCGCGCGGAGCTCGACGGGCTGCCGATCGAGGAGATTGCCGACATCCCGCATCGCTCCACCACGCCCGGCAAGGCGCACCTGTGCGGACACGATGGGCACATGGCGATCCTGGCCGCCCTGGCGCGGGGCCTCGGCCGCAATCGCCCACAGCGCGGGCGCGCCATCCTGATGTTCCAGCCGGCCGAGGAGAACGGCGCCGGAGCCGCCGCCGTGGTGGCCGATCCGCGCTATTCCGAGATCACGCCGGATTTCGCCTTCGCGCTGCACAATTTGCCCGGCCTGCCGCTGGGAAAGGCGGCGCTGATCGCCGGACCCGTGAGTTGCGCCTCCCGAGGCATGCGTATTGTCCTGACCGGTAAGACCGCCCATGCGTCCATGCCGGAATTCGGCCTCTCGCCGGTCGAGGCTGTTGCGGCTCTCATGCCGGCACTGACGGCTCTGGGCCGAGGAGGCCCCCTGGATGAGGGCTTTACGATGGTGACCGTCACCCATGCCCGGGTAGGCGAGCCAGCCTTCGGCATCGCGCCCGGTCGTGCCGAGATTTGGGCGACCCTTCGGACTCTCACGGATGCCGGAATGAAGAGCCTATGCGGCCGCGCCGAGGCGCTGGCCACTGAGGTTGCGAACGGCAACGGGCTCGGCCTGGAGATCACCTATCATGACGTGTTCCGCCATTGCGAGAACGCGCCCGAGGCGGTCGCCCATCTCGGTCGGGCCCTCGATGCCGAGGGCGTGCAATGGGACCAGGGCGACCTGCCCATGCGCCCTTCCGAGGATTTCGGCCATTTCGGCGACAAGGCCGCTTTGGCCATGTTCTTCCTCGGAGCGGGCGAGAACCATCCGAGCCTGCACAATCCCGATTACGACTTCCCCGACGACCTGATCGGAATCGGCGCCCGCGTCTTCATGCGGACCTTGCGCGACCTGCTGGGATAG
- a CDS encoding protein-glutamate O-methyltransferase CheR has translation MIFGESKRYYIERRIAERMTATGTRTFSAYFTCLESDEEEVEQLINAFTVNETYFYREEHQLRCLSRSLLPSIVQGRQPGDLVRIWSAPCSTGEEPYSIAIWLLENWPMVDAYHIEIVGSDIDTQALAAAQAGYYGERALSRLPTDVIARYFEPARSGQRRLIQDMRESVKFTSTNLVNSVSVAAQGHFDIIFCRNVLIYFDDSSRLLAVSNLYNSLNPGGYICLGHTESMSRISKRFDLCRFDDAVVYQRPGSNRDG, from the coding sequence ATGATCTTCGGCGAAAGCAAGCGGTACTATATCGAACGGCGCATCGCTGAACGCATGACGGCGACCGGAACACGCACATTCTCCGCCTATTTCACGTGTCTTGAGTCCGACGAGGAAGAAGTCGAGCAACTGATCAACGCATTTACGGTGAACGAAACCTATTTTTACCGTGAAGAGCACCAGCTCCGTTGTCTGAGCCGCTCGCTCTTGCCCAGTATCGTACAGGGCAGGCAACCGGGGGATCTGGTGCGGATCTGGTCGGCTCCGTGCTCGACCGGCGAGGAGCCCTATTCCATTGCCATCTGGCTGCTCGAGAACTGGCCTATGGTCGATGCCTATCATATTGAGATTGTTGGCTCCGACATTGACACACAGGCCCTCGCGGCCGCCCAAGCTGGATATTACGGCGAGCGTGCCCTTTCGCGACTACCCACCGATGTCATCGCCCGCTATTTCGAACCTGCCCGGAGCGGCCAGCGCAGGCTGATCCAGGATATGCGGGAGTCGGTGAAGTTCACGTCCACCAATCTGGTCAATTCCGTTTCCGTCGCCGCGCAAGGCCATTTCGATATTATCTTCTGCCGCAACGTCCTCATTTATTTCGATGACTCCTCCCGGCTCCTAGCAGTCAGCAATCTTTACAACTCCCTGAATCCCGGAGGTTACATTTGTCTCGGTCATACTGAGTCGATGAGTCGAATCTCTAAGCGCTTCGACCTTTGCCGCTTCGACGACGCGGTTGTCTATCAACGGCCCGGGAGCAACCGCGATGGATGA
- a CDS encoding response regulator transcription factor codes for MAITVLIIDDSKLARIVAAKTLAALQPEWDRIEAGNAQEALDTLGKRKIDVAMIDFNMPEMDGLELAKEIRSIHPTMPIAVITANIQDEVIARAREVNATFVSKPLTEEGLRGFISGAALRLRSSAA; via the coding sequence GTGGCAATAACGGTTCTAATTATTGACGATAGCAAGCTTGCGCGCATCGTAGCAGCCAAGACTTTGGCTGCGCTCCAGCCCGAATGGGACAGGATAGAAGCCGGCAATGCTCAAGAAGCCCTCGACACCTTAGGCAAGCGGAAGATCGATGTGGCTATGATCGATTTCAATATGCCTGAGATGGACGGTCTCGAGTTGGCCAAGGAGATTCGCTCTATCCATCCAACAATGCCGATTGCGGTCATTACGGCCAATATCCAGGATGAGGTGATCGCCCGTGCGCGCGAGGTGAATGCTACTTTTGTCAGCAAGCCACTGACCGAAGAGGGGTTGAGGGGATTCATTTCCGGAGCAGCCCTGCGCCTGCGGTCGAGTGCGGCATAA
- a CDS encoding chemotaxis protein CheA, protein MDDLLKHFITEAHELIQQATDDLLALERDPQAAATMNSAFRAVHTLKGSVGLFDFAPMGLALHAAEDLLGALKEKRTSIDTHAIDILLTCLGQIERWVAEIEQAGQLPTGAADEGYRLARALRSLLDEPPIQTAVAIPEAEHEWIKELFTQESRNLVGLRPQNAPIVAIRYIPRIDSFFAGDDPIALLRSVPDLLALRVKNRDPWPPAAEFDPFACNLRFEALTGAEIESVKAVFRFVPDQVVIHEITRSVESEVLGTVLNEAASRISIGSTETAGTRTLRVDATRIDRLADLIGEMVIAKNALGHLAGQISDGLDGKHLAQSLLANHAAIERLVTEMHGAVMNVRMMPMRDIFRRFPRAVREIAGQLGRAIDFTMEGEEVQADKAIVEGLFEPLLHLLRNAVGHGAEPEHLRVEAGKSAKTRIVLRALRDGDRVRVEVEDDGRGVDPATIRETARQRGISSEENLDRLSDAEVVNLIFAPGFSTASEVTDLSGRGVGMDAVRSAVERLGGQTNVRSLQGRGTTISLSLPSTIVMTKVMVVRLANELYGIPLDGIIETTFVPSSRILAIGTSEAFVLRDKTLPLLRLADLLEVPRLSVPSQVLKVMVMALGDELVGIAVDGFDQRMDVLMRPMTGILAGMPGVIGTTLLGDGKVLMILDVPELIR, encoded by the coding sequence ATGGATGATCTTCTCAAGCACTTCATCACCGAAGCGCATGAGCTCATCCAGCAGGCAACGGATGACCTCTTGGCTCTAGAGCGCGATCCTCAGGCGGCCGCGACTATGAACAGTGCATTTCGAGCCGTTCATACCCTTAAGGGTTCAGTCGGCCTTTTCGATTTTGCGCCCATGGGGCTTGCGCTTCATGCCGCGGAGGACCTGCTAGGCGCTCTGAAGGAGAAGCGAACCAGCATTGATACCCACGCGATAGACATCCTCCTCACATGTCTTGGTCAGATAGAGCGATGGGTCGCCGAGATTGAACAGGCAGGGCAGCTCCCGACAGGTGCCGCGGACGAAGGCTACCGCTTAGCAAGAGCTTTGCGCTCCCTTCTCGACGAGCCTCCCATACAGACGGCTGTCGCGATCCCAGAAGCTGAACACGAGTGGATTAAGGAGCTTTTCACGCAGGAGAGCCGCAATCTAGTAGGCTTGAGGCCACAGAATGCTCCCATTGTGGCAATCCGGTACATACCGCGCATCGATAGTTTTTTTGCCGGTGACGACCCGATTGCCCTCCTGCGATCAGTTCCGGATCTCCTGGCGCTCCGAGTGAAGAACCGGGACCCTTGGCCACCTGCTGCAGAGTTTGACCCGTTCGCCTGCAATCTGCGTTTCGAGGCACTCACCGGTGCCGAAATAGAGAGCGTCAAGGCAGTATTCCGATTTGTCCCGGATCAAGTCGTCATTCATGAGATCACCCGATCTGTCGAAAGCGAAGTCCTCGGCACAGTCCTCAATGAAGCGGCATCTAGGATCTCGATCGGTTCAACCGAAACGGCTGGTACGCGGACTCTCCGGGTCGATGCGACCCGGATCGACAGGTTGGCCGATCTCATCGGTGAAATGGTCATTGCCAAGAATGCACTGGGACACCTTGCAGGGCAGATCAGCGACGGGCTGGATGGAAAGCATCTTGCGCAGAGCCTGCTAGCGAACCACGCCGCCATCGAGCGCCTCGTAACCGAAATGCACGGGGCTGTCATGAATGTTCGCATGATGCCTATGCGGGATATCTTCCGGCGCTTCCCGCGTGCGGTGCGTGAGATCGCAGGACAGCTGGGCAGGGCAATCGATTTTACCATGGAAGGCGAGGAGGTTCAGGCGGATAAGGCTATCGTAGAAGGTCTTTTCGAGCCTCTCCTGCATCTTCTCCGCAATGCTGTTGGCCATGGCGCGGAGCCCGAACATCTCCGCGTAGAGGCTGGAAAGTCAGCAAAAACTAGAATCGTGCTGCGGGCGCTCCGTGATGGCGACCGTGTTAGGGTCGAGGTCGAGGACGATGGGCGCGGCGTCGACCCGGCGACGATCCGAGAGACGGCGCGCCAACGCGGCATCTCTTCGGAAGAGAATCTTGATCGCTTGAGCGATGCCGAAGTCGTCAATCTGATCTTCGCTCCGGGTTTCTCGACAGCCTCGGAGGTGACCGACCTGTCGGGCCGGGGAGTGGGTATGGATGCCGTTCGCTCTGCAGTAGAGCGCCTGGGCGGCCAAACCAATGTCCGGAGCCTGCAGGGTCGAGGCACGACGATCTCACTGTCGCTTCCGTCGACAATTGTCATGACGAAGGTCATGGTTGTGCGGCTTGCCAACGAACTCTACGGCATTCCTCTCGATGGGATTATCGAGACGACATTCGTGCCGAGCTCCCGTATTCTCGCCATTGGGACATCTGAGGCCTTTGTCCTGCGGGACAAGACACTTCCCCTCCTGAGGCTTGCTGACCTTCTGGAGGTGCCGCGCCTCTCGGTACCGTCCCAGGTCCTGAAAGTCATGGTGATGGCACTTGGCGACGAATTGGTCGGGATTGCAGTGGATGGATTTGACCAGAGGATGGACGTTCTAATGCGACCTATGACGGGTATTCTCGCGGGAATGCCTGGCGTCATCGGGACGACGTTGCTCGGCGACGGCAAAGTCCTCATGATTCTCGATGTTCCGGAGCTAATCAGATGA
- a CDS encoding chemotaxis protein CheW — MSEAASSAVTQSFLTVHVGDERFAFPTSDIAEVIRPPAVTRVPLGPPSLLGVANLRGAVMPVISLRGLLGQEGGPSSKSRVVVIDRGDPVGLLIDKVASLGRAALASEDAATDREGLAPVRMVDLDTLLAKDFYRFAHRPHRKRSSAVHGLHEQDSAVQNKVALVCFAVAGQDFALPLASILEVVTLPEDIAAVPQTDSVMLGVIALRGQLLPLVSLRELLGLRKAGPQSGGKTRVVVARVGKGLVGLSIDGMREILQLPEGAVDPVPTILTRGNTEAQIQGICRLENGRRLVSVLSTEHLFKDRPLVEQIVSQTEQNQDMSRDAGPSVADEQFIIFRLGGEEYGLPIGSVDEVVRVPDTLTPLPKAPAFIEGVMNLRGNVVPVIDQRRRFNLDGEGERRRERIVVVRIDQMQAGFIVDAVSDVISIPRDQLRPTPDLAADGSEVIDRIANIEVEDRMILLLNPRELLDRAEKDLLAAMCEEASERPPS, encoded by the coding sequence ATGAGCGAGGCGGCCTCGTCGGCTGTCACACAGTCGTTTCTAACGGTACACGTAGGGGATGAACGTTTCGCTTTCCCAACGTCTGATATCGCCGAGGTTATCCGTCCCCCGGCCGTGACCCGCGTTCCTCTCGGGCCGCCAAGCCTGCTCGGCGTGGCGAATCTTCGAGGGGCCGTGATGCCAGTGATATCACTGCGCGGCCTTCTTGGGCAGGAAGGAGGCCCCTCCTCTAAGTCACGTGTCGTGGTGATCGACCGAGGCGATCCAGTCGGACTCCTGATCGACAAAGTAGCCTCGCTTGGGAGGGCCGCTCTTGCTTCTGAAGACGCGGCTACAGATCGCGAAGGCCTCGCGCCCGTTAGAATGGTGGATCTGGACACACTACTGGCTAAGGATTTTTATCGCTTCGCCCACCGGCCTCACCGCAAGCGATCCTCAGCTGTGCATGGACTTCACGAGCAGGATAGTGCAGTCCAAAACAAGGTTGCTCTCGTGTGCTTTGCCGTAGCCGGACAGGATTTCGCGCTGCCGCTTGCCTCCATTCTTGAAGTGGTCACCCTGCCAGAGGATATCGCGGCAGTTCCGCAGACGGATTCGGTTATGTTGGGCGTGATCGCGCTACGTGGGCAGTTGCTGCCGTTGGTGTCATTGCGTGAGCTTCTCGGTCTTCGGAAAGCTGGACCGCAATCCGGCGGCAAGACCAGGGTCGTCGTGGCGCGGGTCGGCAAGGGGCTTGTCGGACTTTCCATAGACGGAATGAGAGAAATTCTCCAGCTTCCCGAAGGCGCGGTTGATCCCGTTCCGACGATCCTGACACGAGGGAATACAGAGGCTCAGATCCAGGGCATATGTCGCCTCGAGAATGGACGGCGGCTGGTCTCTGTGCTGTCCACCGAGCATCTTTTCAAGGATCGCCCTCTAGTAGAGCAGATCGTATCTCAAACGGAGCAGAACCAGGATATGAGTAGAGACGCCGGACCTTCGGTGGCCGACGAGCAGTTCATCATCTTCCGCTTGGGAGGTGAAGAATACGGGCTGCCTATCGGGTCCGTCGATGAAGTGGTCCGCGTACCCGACACGCTGACGCCTCTACCCAAGGCTCCTGCCTTCATCGAGGGCGTGATGAACTTGCGGGGGAATGTCGTTCCCGTGATCGATCAGCGACGGCGCTTCAATCTCGACGGAGAGGGGGAGCGGCGGCGGGAGCGTATCGTCGTCGTGAGGATCGACCAGATGCAGGCGGGGTTCATCGTCGACGCCGTGTCGGACGTTATCAGCATACCGCGAGACCAGCTTCGTCCAACCCCGGACTTGGCAGCGGACGGGAGCGAAGTGATCGACCGCATTGCCAACATTGAAGTTGAAGACAGAATGATCCTTCTGCTCAACCCGCGGGAGCTGCTCGATAGAGCCGAGAAGGATCTGCTCGCAGCCATGTGTGAGGAAGCCTCGGAGCGGCCCCCTTCGTGA
- the cheB gene encoding chemotaxis-specific protein-glutamate methyltransferase CheB, with product MTRLLIVDDSPLMRRLLGGIFTAEGDFEIAFARNGIEALEQLTAFKPDVITLDVNMPEMDGLTCLDRIMLERPCPVVMVSSLTEAGASTTLEAFELGAVDFITKPDRAISLEIDTLAPKIVGTVRAASRARLPSSLRLAERVRLRSGLEYRPHSALPRLPATEALPRRQIKFAPAHGVVLIGASTGGPPALDTVLSQLPARFPWPVVVAQHMPSSFTGPLARRLDKLCALTVIEVAHPMPLAPGYIYIGRGDADVIIGNRPNGPLVLAAPSLPEHRWHPSVDRLVDSAMQHFAAERLLGVLMTGMGSDGAEAMTRLKGEGGRTIAEAEESAVVWGMPGELVRRGGAQVIAPLERIADQIMGMVGRS from the coding sequence GTGACCCGGCTGCTCATCGTCGACGACTCTCCCTTGATGCGGCGCCTCCTCGGAGGGATATTCACCGCTGAGGGAGATTTCGAGATTGCCTTCGCTCGCAATGGTATCGAAGCATTGGAGCAGCTGACGGCTTTCAAGCCAGATGTCATCACGCTTGATGTGAACATGCCCGAGATGGATGGGCTCACCTGTCTTGACCGGATCATGCTCGAGCGCCCATGTCCCGTGGTGATGGTCTCCTCTCTCACGGAGGCCGGCGCCAGCACGACTCTTGAAGCCTTCGAGCTTGGAGCCGTCGACTTCATCACAAAGCCTGACCGAGCCATCTCGCTGGAAATCGACACTCTCGCCCCTAAGATTGTCGGGACGGTTCGGGCCGCATCACGGGCTCGACTGCCCAGCAGCCTCAGACTGGCTGAGCGGGTCAGGCTGCGCAGTGGTTTGGAATATCGGCCCCACTCCGCATTGCCACGGCTCCCTGCAACTGAAGCGCTCCCTAGACGGCAGATCAAGTTTGCACCGGCTCATGGTGTTGTATTGATCGGGGCCTCTACGGGGGGGCCGCCGGCACTGGATACCGTGCTGTCCCAGCTGCCAGCCCGCTTCCCATGGCCCGTCGTGGTGGCGCAGCACATGCCGAGCTCTTTCACGGGCCCCTTGGCGCGTCGGCTCGATAAGTTGTGCGCTCTGACAGTAATAGAAGTGGCTCATCCGATGCCGCTTGCTCCCGGCTACATCTATATCGGCCGGGGCGATGCGGATGTCATCATCGGCAACCGTCCAAATGGCCCGCTGGTTCTGGCAGCCCCCTCGCTGCCGGAGCATCGATGGCACCCGAGCGTTGATCGACTGGTGGATAGCGCCATGCAGCATTTCGCAGCCGAGCGATTGCTCGGTGTGCTGATGACCGGGATGGGCAGCGATGGCGCTGAGGCCATGACGCGCCTGAAGGGAGAAGGCGGTCGCACCATCGCAGAAGCGGAAGAGAGCGCTGTCGTGTGGGGAATGCCAGGCGAGCTCGTTCGGCGCGGCGGCGCACAGGTCATTGCTCCATTAGAGCGGATCGCCGATCAGATCATGGGAATGGTAGGCCGCTCGTGA